A portion of the Calothrix sp. 336/3 genome contains these proteins:
- a CDS encoding CBS domain-containing protein, whose amino-acid sequence MRAKDIMTQDVATIRGSATIDQAVKLLRLKGLRALIVEPRTADDAYGIVTETDIAAKVVACGKDPKDVQVYEVMSKPCIVVNPDLDVEYVARLFANTGVWRAPVIQKELLGIVSVTDIIAKGDFVEKPKLAFLQKELQKAISNARSTCATYGLASKEAATAWDLVDEIEAEAGFYGAPKPQKTARAMFAEERQTQPNQTMTAEQVAAIA is encoded by the coding sequence ATGAGAGCTAAAGATATCATGACTCAAGATGTAGCTACTATTCGCGGTTCAGCTACTATCGATCAAGCAGTCAAGCTTCTCAGACTCAAAGGATTACGAGCATTAATTGTTGAACCTCGTACTGCCGATGATGCTTACGGTATTGTCACTGAAACTGATATCGCTGCCAAAGTTGTTGCTTGTGGGAAAGATCCCAAAGATGTACAGGTTTATGAAGTGATGAGTAAGCCTTGTATTGTGGTTAACCCTGACTTAGATGTAGAATATGTTGCACGACTTTTTGCCAACACTGGTGTATGGCGTGCCCCTGTAATTCAAAAAGAACTTTTGGGTATTGTTTCCGTCACCGATATCATTGCTAAGGGTGATTTTGTCGAAAAACCAAAATTAGCATTCTTACAAAAAGAATTGCAAAAAGCGATTTCCAATGCTCGCTCTACCTGCGCTACCTATGGTTTAGCTTCTAAAGAAGCAGCAACCGCTTGGGATTTAGTCGATGAAATTGAAGCTGAAGCTGGTTTCTATGGCGCTCCCAAACCACAAAAAACAGCTAGAGCAATGTTTGCGGAAGAGCGTCAAACCCAACCAAATCAAACAATGACAGCAGAGCAAGTAGCGGCTATTGCTTAG
- a CDS encoding trans-aconitate 2-methyltransferase — protein sequence MPDTSPSQKNTLQRDWSAYYNAVADRPPRQTLLTAIELRSAEAAIAKFQQENNHFNHSFAVDLGCGDGRDTIEILNQGWQVLAIDAEPEAIQRLTNRPQVNLAHLETQIVKFEDLNLPQNIDLINASFSLPFCLPQSFPILWQKIVNSLRPGGRFCGQLFGEQDSWAIGNSINYHTYSQIISLLEPFDIEFLEEEKHPGVTALGDEKYWHIFHIVVKKRSE from the coding sequence ATGCCAGATACATCTCCATCTCAAAAAAATACCTTACAGCGTGATTGGTCTGCATATTATAATGCAGTAGCAGATCGTCCACCACGACAAACTTTATTAACCGCGATAGAGCTACGCTCCGCCGAAGCGGCGATCGCCAAATTTCAACAAGAGAATAATCATTTTAATCACAGTTTTGCAGTGGATTTGGGCTGTGGAGATGGTAGAGATACAATCGAAATTCTCAATCAAGGCTGGCAAGTTTTAGCAATTGATGCCGAGCCAGAAGCTATTCAGCGTTTAACGAATCGTCCTCAAGTCAATTTAGCACATTTAGAAACCCAGATTGTCAAATTTGAGGATTTAAATTTACCACAGAATATCGATTTAATTAATGCTAGTTTTTCCTTACCTTTTTGTCTACCCCAATCTTTCCCTATTCTTTGGCAAAAAATAGTTAATTCTTTACGCCCCGGCGGTCGTTTTTGTGGGCAATTGTTTGGTGAACAAGATTCTTGGGCTATTGGTAATTCGATAAATTATCATACATATTCACAGATTATATCTTTGTTAGAGCCGTTTGATATTGAATTTCTAGAAGAAGAAAAGCATCCGGGAGTAACTGCCCTAGGAGATGAGAAATATTGGCATATTTTTCACATTGTAGTCAAGAAAAGGTCTGAATAA
- a CDS encoding hydrogenase maturation protease, protein MLTIIGCGNLNRCDDAVGVIIAQRLQKYLAQHPHPQIQVFDCGTGGMEVMFQARGSKQLIIIDASTSGSEPGAVFKVPGKELATLPEPSYSLHDFRWDNALAAGQKIFADDFPENVTVYLIEAANLSLGLELSPAVKNSEDFVYAEIMTLIQEFRGCS, encoded by the coding sequence ATGCTGACAATTATTGGTTGTGGTAATCTCAACCGTTGTGATGACGCAGTTGGTGTCATTATTGCTCAACGTTTACAAAAATATCTTGCCCAACATCCCCATCCTCAGATTCAAGTTTTTGATTGTGGAACCGGAGGAATGGAAGTGATGTTTCAAGCAAGGGGAAGTAAACAATTAATCATTATTGATGCTAGTACAAGCGGTTCCGAACCGGGTGCTGTATTCAAGGTTCCTGGTAAAGAATTAGCCACTCTACCAGAACCTAGTTATAGTTTGCATGATTTTCGCTGGGATAATGCCCTAGCCGCAGGTCAGAAAATTTTTGCAGATGATTTTCCCGAAAATGTGACTGTGTATTTAATTGAAGCGGCAAATCTCAGTTTGGGGCTAGAATTAAGTCCTGCGGTCAAAAACTCTGAAGATTTTGTCTATGCAGAAATTATGACTTTAATCCAAGAGTTTCGCGGTTGTAGTTAG
- a CDS encoding molybdopterin-binding protein, with protein MQISARNTIKATVKKIIPGVVSTEVTLEIAPGVEVTSLITKSSGEKLHLTVGKQAYIVIKATDVMVAVD; from the coding sequence ATGCAAATTAGCGCTCGGAACACAATCAAAGCAACTGTCAAAAAAATAATTCCTGGGGTGGTGAGTACGGAAGTAACCTTAGAAATTGCTCCAGGAGTAGAAGTGACTTCTTTAATTACTAAGTCTTCAGGAGAAAAGTTACATCTCACTGTGGGAAAACAAGCTTACATAGTGATTAAAGCCACTGATGTGATGGTAGCCGTTGACTAA